A single Anopheles maculipalpis chromosome 3RL, idAnoMacuDA_375_x, whole genome shotgun sequence DNA region contains:
- the LOC126562208 gene encoding sodium channel protein Nach-like, giving the protein MVYRFSFTKAIQDVLAQTSLHGVFHLVHARSTYIEKVIWFGIISMALFAGCYNVGSFWVRYWTNPTVIALDRDYHLWNTTFPSLTVCFQKRLNEDARAEMIARMDPELAPRYGEFLDTLLESDIENVGRLAEFDEFEGVNLRELLNELTDRPNAIITMEGDLQGTLIRSLTEMGICYTFNTAIGRYLSIDALTPDEKLYEVSVFNGEASATISNCTSNANIYFHSPYEMPTIRKSLLVERGFFTFTKMDFNALAITSVPALRSLSIKQRKCRFPHESNLKFFPEYYSYGLCLLECKFYLFLKHCDCIPYFYQIGDTSKYCKLSQLACVELYQSYISFLTADELREIFGACNCMKNCDDVTFTLQQYGSTFWFNDPVIKWNIRIPKIRYSRRIIYDFIDAMVSTGSILEFFFGFSIITLIELAYFSMRNLILACLRIKMVRTMCKRKQRKVKNVAHQTVVKKAPGKLIPIK; this is encoded by the exons ATGGTGTATCGGTTTTCCTTCACGAAAGCTATTCAAGATGTTCTTGCACAAACCAGTTTGCATGGTGTGTTTCATCTTGTCCACGCACGAAGCACATACATCGAGAA AGTAATATGGTTCGGTATCATTTCGATGGCCCTCTTTGCCGGATGTTACAATGTGGGAAGTTTTTGGGTACGCTACTGGACCAATCCTACCGTCATAGCACTGGACCGTGATTACCATCTATGGAACACAACATTTCCCAGCCTAACCGTATGTTTCCAGAAGCGACTAAATGAAGACGCACGTGCTGAAATGATAGCACGAATGGATCCTGAACTGGCCCCAAGATACGGAGAATTTCTCGACACGCTGCTCGAGAgtgatattgaaaatgtcgGCCGTTTGGCAGAATTTGACGAATTTGAAGGGGTCAATTTGAGGGAGCTGCTGAACGAGCTTACCGATCGACCGAACGCCATCATCACGATGGAGGGTGATCTGCAGGGAACTTTGATCCGCTCGTTAACGGAAATGGGCATTTGCTATACGTTTAATACGGCCATCGGCAGGTACCTGAGCATCGATGCGTTAACACCGGACGAAAAGTTGTATGAAGTGAGTGTTTTCAACGGGGAAGCATCGGCAACGATATCGAACTGTACGTCCAATGCTAAT ATTTATTTTCACAGCCCGTACGAAATGCCAACCATTAGAAAATCGCTTCTGGTAGAGCGAGGATTTTTCACCTTCACCAAAATGGATTTTAATGCGCTCGCCATAACCTCCGTTCCCGCCTTGAGAAGCTTAAGCATTAAGCAAAGAAAGTGTCGATTTCCACACGAGTCAAACCTGAAGTTCTTTCCGGAATATTACTCCTACGGATTATGTCTGCTGGAGTGTAAATTTTATCTGTTTCTCAAACACTGCGATTGCATTCCATACTTTTATCAAATTGGAG ATACTTCAAAGTATTGTAAGCTCTCGCAGCTAGCGTGTGTGGAGCTGTATCAAAGCTACATTTCCTTTTTAACGGCCGACGAGTTGCGGGAAATCTTTGGAGCGTGTAATTGCATGAAGAATTGTGACGATGTCACGTTCACGCTGCAGCAGTACGGTTCAACGTTTTGGTTCAATGATCCAGTTATTAAGTGGAACATTCGTATCCCGAAAATCCGTTACAGCCGAAGGATCATCTACGACTTTATCGATGCGATGG TGTCCACCGGAAGCATATTGGAGTTTTTCTTTGGCTTCAGCATCATCACACTGATCGAACTGGCATACTTTTCAATGAGGAATCTAATTTTGGCTTGCCTTCGCATCAAAATGGTTCGAACAATGTGCAAACGGAAGCagagaaaagtgaaaaatgtggCACATCAGACTGTAGTCAAAAAAGCCCCGGGAAAGCTGATACCGATTAAATAA